One Nitrospirota bacterium genomic window carries:
- a CDS encoding B12-binding domain-containing radical SAM protein, with amino-acid sequence MKTTLIAPTPPDVAAFGVRTLSAYLKKHGKEVRNIFLPGGVEKFKYKTGFKYNYEQKLMDQVIELCKGSDLIGISFMSNYLDRATQLCETLRAALKVPVVVGGIHPTVMSEDCLRFADIVCVGEGEETLLELVNAIEAGKDYSDIQNLCLKKNGVTVRNPMRALVQDLDSIPFCDFGMDGHFIYDNIKGSIEPMSKDLLKRMFPLEPHLEGTFYDSYKRTLSFKVMTTRGCPHHCSFCAEKTLSEMYKGQRYLRKRGVNNIIEELLWVKREFDFVESIFLFDDTFMVRGEPEIIEFAAAYKKHIGLPFHIQASPGTVTEAKMEALIDAGLVFVEMGIQSMSQHGMELYKRSITGGTILKAADVFHKYQGRIYPPCYHIILDNPWESTSDVAETLDLILQLPKPFWLKRASLVCFPGTDLYEKAKRDGIIKTEEDEWREVYSKHLHTPHGSYINFLTYLAGFSHFPRFMVKLLAAKPLIKLLDKESLNGLYSYLNRMGERLIVISKGVRSLFKGDFHRIYRYFVRTGSKTS; translated from the coding sequence ATGAAAACCACGTTGATAGCGCCTACGCCGCCGGATGTTGCGGCTTTTGGCGTAAGAACTCTCTCTGCTTATCTGAAAAAGCACGGTAAAGAGGTTAGAAATATATTCCTCCCCGGTGGAGTTGAAAAATTTAAATATAAAACCGGATTTAAGTATAACTACGAACAAAAACTTATGGACCAGGTGATAGAGCTGTGTAAGGGCTCAGACCTCATTGGGATTTCATTTATGAGTAACTACCTTGACAGGGCAACACAACTGTGTGAGACCTTAAGGGCAGCCCTTAAGGTGCCCGTTGTCGTAGGCGGCATACATCCCACCGTAATGTCTGAGGATTGTCTGAGATTTGCTGACATTGTGTGTGTCGGTGAGGGTGAGGAAACACTGCTTGAGCTTGTTAATGCTATTGAGGCAGGTAAGGATTACTCAGACATTCAGAATCTGTGCTTAAAGAAAAACGGTGTAACAGTCAGAAACCCCATGCGGGCACTTGTGCAGGATCTGGACTCAATCCCGTTTTGCGATTTCGGTATGGATGGGCACTTTATCTATGACAATATAAAAGGCTCCATAGAGCCGATGTCAAAAGACCTCTTAAAACGCATGTTTCCACTTGAGCCGCACCTTGAGGGAACATTTTATGATTCATACAAAAGAACTCTTAGCTTTAAAGTTATGACCACACGGGGCTGTCCTCACCACTGCTCGTTCTGTGCGGAAAAAACCCTGTCAGAAATGTACAAGGGGCAGAGGTATTTAAGAAAACGGGGGGTTAACAACATCATAGAGGAGCTTTTGTGGGTAAAGCGGGAATTTGACTTTGTGGAAAGCATCTTTCTGTTTGACGATACCTTTATGGTCAGAGGTGAACCTGAGATAATTGAGTTTGCAGCTGCCTACAAAAAACACATCGGGCTACCATTTCACATTCAGGCAAGTCCGGGCACGGTTACTGAAGCCAAGATGGAGGCACTGATTGATGCCGGCCTTGTTTTCGTTGAGATGGGGATTCAGTCTATGAGTCAACATGGTATGGAGTTATATAAAAGAAGCATCACAGGGGGCACAATTTTAAAGGCTGCCGATGTGTTTCATAAGTATCAGGGGCGAATATATCCGCCGTGTTACCATATAATTTTAGATAACCCATGGGAGAGCACATCTGATGTTGCTGAAACCCTTGATCTTATCCTTCAGCTTCCAAAGCCATTTTGGTTAAAGCGTGCCTCACTGGTCTGTTTTCCCGGAACCGACCTCTATGAAAAAGCTAAGCGTGACGGCATCATTAAAACCGAGGAGGATGAGTGGCGTGAGGTCTATTCAAAGCACCTTCACACTCCGCACGGCTCCTACATAAATTTCCTGACTTATCTGGCCGGTTTTTCCCATTTTCCACGGTTTATGGTAAAGCTGCTTGCCGCTAAACCGCTTATAAAACTTCTTGATAAGGAGTCTTTGAACGGGCTTTACAGTTACTTAAACAGAATGGGAGAGAGGTTAATAGTAATATCTAAAGGAGTTCGATCACTATTTAAAGGTGATTTTCACCGTATATACAGATACTTTGTAAGGACGGGGTCTAAGACTTCTTAA
- a CDS encoding HAD family hydrolase codes for MKKLKGVFFDIGSTLVMGPDISPCKDIAKILGHTEINSDMVKDIIMVRELTSPPDIIKYLVSIVNAEAITRCTHKVKDLWDSQEIAAIEITGASETVKELKQMGLLIGLISDIWVPYYKSFKLACPEIVATVDSTTLSFREGVRKPNPVLYERALASLDLTPDAAVMVGDSYFSDIEPAMKLGMNTVWFLSRPAHELDPIVRVFNGELKKPDYTIGTISQLLMLDLWR; via the coding sequence ATGAAAAAGTTAAAGGGAGTGTTTTTTGATATAGGATCAACTTTGGTAATGGGGCCGGATATATCGCCATGTAAGGATATTGCCAAAATTCTTGGCCACACTGAGATTAACTCTGACATGGTTAAAGATATAATAATGGTCAGAGAGCTAACATCTCCACCCGATATAATCAAATATCTTGTGAGCATTGTAAATGCAGAAGCCATAACGAGGTGCACGCATAAGGTTAAGGATCTCTGGGATAGCCAGGAAATAGCAGCTATAGAAATAACAGGTGCTTCTGAGACAGTAAAAGAACTGAAACAGATGGGATTACTTATAGGCCTTATTTCAGACATTTGGGTACCATACTATAAGTCTTTCAAACTGGCCTGCCCTGAGATTGTGGCCACAGTGGACAGTACCACGCTGAGTTTCAGAGAGGGCGTAAGAAAACCCAACCCAGTGCTTTATGAAAGGGCTTTGGCATCTCTTGATTTGACCCCTGACGCTGCCGTTATGGTAGGGGATTCGTATTTTAGCGACATCGAGCCGGCTATGAAGTTGGGCATGAATACTGTGTGGTTTTTGTCACGTCCCGCACATGAGCTGGATCCAATTGTACGGGTATTTAATGGCGAACTTAAAAAACCTGATTACACCATAGGAACAATTTCACAGCTACTAATGCTGGATTTATGGAGATAA
- a CDS encoding PAS domain S-box protein: protein MKLSKELISRLFSEKALSDLNLKSPVVFSVFIVISIFISEWFIMLLIPQAREVSDFVKRTVGTTSLIILMLPVLYFFLFRPLKIQVTECCRAKQKLRQLNSDLNVKVCELATSEEHFKTLVETIPDIVYRLDAEGRFTYLNNTIENLGFSPEELIGQHFSVIVSSEYVEKVSKENVLPKLTGVKTGDREAPKLFDERRSGPRSTTGLEVRIMRKCADNDETKNADRMIAEINSSGVYDVDCTTMRKEHSGTIGIIKPLVSDTIGTVGVIRDITVRKKAEEALIEAVRQFKMISDGIPSLIWMSDIDGGCTYVNKQWQEFTGKYIDDDLGECLKESLHPDDLERTREVYAYAFKNSKPFEVEFRLIRYDGVYVCFLNKGVPFTLPDEKFSGYIGLCTDISARKAAEEELKEKTIQLENLNQNLNARVIEEVDRGRRNEQLLIQQSKMASMGEMLAAIAHQWRQPLNALGLLVQDIEDAFEYGELDSLSMSDSVSKCMEQITFMSRTIDDFRNFFRPSKEKIPFNVVTAIKELLSFLTVQSVKVVMKIRFFYRQCDTEVTVTDMPEDSLAGIIVLGYPNEFKHVVMNIVNNSKDAIVNRLKKTPELKGDIRISVSEVNGKVLIEIKDNGGGISEEALQRLFEPYFSTKEAEEGTGIGLYMSKVIIENNMHGRLYAENEGEGAKFTIELNVYHC, encoded by the coding sequence TTGAAACTCTCTAAAGAGTTAATATCACGGTTGTTTAGCGAAAAGGCGCTCAGTGACTTAAACCTGAAATCGCCTGTGGTTTTTTCTGTATTTATAGTCATATCCATTTTTATATCCGAGTGGTTTATAATGCTGTTAATCCCGCAAGCAAGAGAGGTGTCTGATTTTGTAAAAAGAACGGTAGGTACGACCTCTCTGATAATATTAATGTTACCAGTCCTGTATTTTTTCCTTTTCAGACCTCTTAAGATTCAAGTTACGGAGTGCTGCAGAGCAAAGCAAAAGCTTCGGCAACTTAATAGCGATCTAAACGTAAAAGTCTGTGAACTGGCTACATCTGAGGAACATTTTAAAACTCTGGTTGAGACCATTCCGGATATTGTTTACAGACTTGATGCTGAGGGCAGATTCACGTATCTCAACAACACTATAGAGAATCTCGGGTTTTCACCTGAGGAACTGATTGGCCAGCATTTCAGTGTAATCGTATCATCAGAGTACGTTGAAAAAGTCAGCAAAGAAAATGTGCTGCCTAAATTAACCGGAGTTAAAACCGGAGACAGGGAAGCTCCCAAACTATTTGACGAAAGAAGGTCAGGCCCAAGGAGCACAACCGGACTTGAAGTTCGCATTATGAGAAAATGCGCCGATAACGATGAAACCAAAAATGCCGACCGTATGATAGCTGAGATAAACAGTTCAGGTGTCTATGATGTGGATTGTACAACGATGAGAAAAGAACATTCAGGTACAATAGGAATAATTAAACCGTTGGTTTCTGATACAATTGGCACAGTTGGTGTAATAAGGGATATAACGGTAAGGAAAAAAGCTGAAGAGGCGTTGATTGAAGCTGTTAGACAGTTTAAAATGATTTCTGACGGCATCCCGTCTCTTATCTGGATGTCTGACATTGATGGCGGTTGCACTTATGTCAACAAGCAGTGGCAGGAGTTTACCGGCAAATACATAGATGATGATTTAGGGGAGTGTCTAAAAGAGTCCTTACATCCGGATGATTTAGAAAGAACGAGGGAGGTCTATGCTTATGCCTTTAAAAACTCAAAACCCTTTGAAGTAGAGTTCAGACTGATAAGATATGACGGGGTGTATGTTTGCTTTTTAAACAAGGGAGTGCCATTTACTCTGCCTGATGAAAAATTCTCAGGCTATATCGGACTATGTACTGACATAAGCGCAAGGAAAGCGGCTGAGGAAGAGCTTAAGGAAAAAACAATACAGCTTGAGAATTTAAATCAAAACCTGAATGCACGAGTTATAGAGGAGGTGGATCGGGGCAGGAGAAATGAACAACTTCTGATTCAACAGTCGAAAATGGCATCGATGGGGGAGATGCTTGCCGCTATAGCGCATCAGTGGAGACAGCCGCTTAATGCCCTTGGTTTGCTGGTTCAGGATATAGAGGATGCTTTCGAATATGGAGAGCTTGACAGCCTCAGTATGTCAGATTCAGTCAGCAAATGTATGGAGCAAATAACCTTTATGTCTCGTACAATAGATGATTTCAGGAATTTTTTCAGACCGAGCAAAGAAAAAATTCCTTTTAATGTTGTAACAGCGATAAAGGAGCTTCTTTCTTTTTTGACAGTTCAGTCTGTAAAAGTAGTAATGAAGATAAGGTTTTTTTACAGGCAATGCGACACTGAGGTTACTGTAACTGACATGCCGGAGGACTCTCTTGCCGGGATAATTGTGTTAGGTTATCCAAATGAGTTTAAACACGTTGTGATGAATATAGTAAACAACTCAAAAGATGCAATAGTGAACAGACTTAAGAAAACCCCGGAATTAAAGGGAGATATCCGCATTTCAGTATCAGAGGTAAACGGCAAGGTGCTGATAGAAATAAAGGACAATGGCGGGGGAATCTCTGAAGAGGCATTGCAGAGATTGTTTGAACCATATTTTTCAACTAAGGAGGCAGAAGAGGGGACAGGCATTGGGCTTTACATGTCAAAGGTAATAATCGAAAATAACATGCACGGGCGGCTATATGCTGAAAACGAGGGTGAGGGAGCTAAGTTTACCATAGAGTTAAATGTTTATCACTGCTAA
- a CDS encoding TolC family protein — translation MELTVEDVAAMVLDKNLTLKTESYKPGSAASDVLINEGAFDPSISLGVTNSYTKEPSSTSYDSSQSSVSTYNSTLSGTLLTGTQYQLSFENDRYWGDSAYLTFNPYYTSEVKLSITQPVLKGFGTTVQSTNINVYKNTFEIAKLTYDSTVNDKLAEAAKKYWDLASAISNVEAAKIGLNLANDTCNIVKAKIEIGLSAPVDIYTAEAEIARREGNLLDAEKTLVDAENALKTLLNINEKNVRLLPISQPVKPVVPPELDTIVETALKFRQDYRSAKLEKQNRELLKHYYKNQMLPEVDLTGSYGYIGLSENHGTALDKMTQGNDFAWQIGVTVSLPIGNRKFKGYYKKASYEKDQYEAKVLEIEQTTAASLRDALNALIFAEKKIKTTEKTRLAAEKQLEAEEGKFKVGLATLNDVLKFQSDYVTAIYQEKTAKNEYSKTLIEIKRLQGIAPV, via the coding sequence ATGGAACTTACGGTTGAGGATGTGGCGGCTATGGTGTTAGACAAAAATCTTACTTTAAAGACGGAAAGCTACAAGCCAGGTTCTGCTGCCTCCGATGTGTTAATTAACGAGGGTGCATTTGACCCGTCCATATCTCTTGGCGTAACAAACTCCTACACGAAGGAGCCCTCAAGCACCTCTTACGACAGTTCTCAGTCCAGTGTATCCACTTACAACTCAACACTTTCCGGTACACTTCTTACCGGCACTCAGTATCAGTTATCATTTGAAAATGACCGTTACTGGGGAGACTCTGCCTACCTGACATTTAATCCTTATTATACGTCAGAGGTAAAACTATCCATTACTCAACCAGTATTAAAAGGTTTTGGCACAACCGTGCAAAGTACTAATATCAATGTGTATAAGAACACTTTCGAGATAGCTAAGTTAACGTATGATTCAACTGTTAATGATAAACTTGCTGAGGCAGCTAAAAAGTACTGGGATCTGGCCTCTGCAATAAGTAACGTTGAAGCTGCTAAAATTGGCTTAAACCTTGCCAATGACACCTGTAACATTGTTAAGGCAAAAATAGAGATTGGTTTAAGCGCACCGGTTGACATCTACACGGCAGAGGCTGAGATAGCAAGGCGGGAGGGTAATCTTCTTGATGCCGAGAAAACCCTTGTTGATGCTGAAAACGCTCTTAAAACGCTTTTAAACATAAATGAAAAAAATGTGCGGCTATTGCCAATTTCTCAGCCTGTTAAACCGGTTGTACCGCCAGAGTTAGACACTATTGTTGAGACTGCACTTAAGTTCAGACAGGACTACCGCAGCGCAAAGCTTGAAAAACAAAACCGTGAACTGCTTAAACACTACTACAAAAACCAGATGCTTCCGGAGGTGGACTTAACCGGCTCCTACGGCTACATAGGGCTTAGCGAAAACCACGGCACAGCACTTGATAAAATGACGCAAGGAAATGACTTTGCATGGCAAATCGGAGTTACCGTATCACTCCCTATTGGAAACCGCAAATTTAAGGGCTACTACAAGAAGGCATCCTATGAAAAAGACCAGTACGAGGCCAAAGTGCTGGAGATTGAGCAAACTACTGCCGCCTCTCTGCGCGATGCGCTAAACGCCCTGATTTTTGCAGAAAAGAAAATCAAGACAACTGAAAAAACCCGTCTTGCCGCAGAAAAACAGTTAGAGGCTGAAGAGGGCAAGTTTAAAGTAGGACTTGCCACTTTAAACGATGTCTTAAAATTCCAAAGCGATTACGTTACCGCTATTTATCAGGAAAAAACAGCTAAAAACGAATACTCCAAAACACTCATCGAAATTAAGCGCCTTCAGGGGATTGCTCCGGTATAA
- a CDS encoding dCTP deaminase, with product MILSDRDIRQSLESGRITVVPYPELDKQLGACTLDMRLGNVFSVFEHSRYPVLDLRSGIKIDDIMKSITIPDGERFILQPGEFALAMTIERLELPADLVGRIDGRSSLGRLGLIIHGTASTFEPGWRGNPTLELSNIGRMPIALYPGMRICSFTFEMLSSPAEVPYDKKVSAKYMNQDGPQPSKIIDDDAT from the coding sequence ATGATTTTATCAGACAGAGACATAAGACAATCATTAGAGAGCGGACGGATAACGGTTGTACCGTACCCTGAGCTTGACAAGCAGCTGGGAGCCTGCACGCTTGATATGCGGCTGGGTAATGTCTTTAGCGTGTTTGAACACAGCAGATATCCTGTGCTTGATTTAAGATCGGGAATTAAAATTGATGACATCATGAAATCAATAACAATCCCTGACGGAGAAAGGTTTATCCTTCAGCCAGGGGAGTTTGCTCTTGCTATGACTATTGAGAGACTTGAGCTGCCGGCAGACCTTGTTGGCCGTATAGACGGCAGAAGCAGTCTGGGACGCCTCGGACTAATAATTCATGGCACCGCTTCAACGTTTGAACCGGGTTGGAGAGGAAATCCCACCCTGGAGCTCAGTAACATTGGCAGAATGCCGATAGCACTGTATCCGGGTATGCGAATATGCTCTTTCACATTTGAAATGCTCTCATCTCCTGCAGAGGTTCCCTATGACAAGAAGGTAAGTGCAAAGTACATGAATCAGGACGGACCTCAGCCCAGTAAAATAATTGACGATGACGCCACATAG
- a CDS encoding PCP reductase family protein, translated as MIKELGVHEGKPKVPETPVESVSTATKTLQWEPEALKRLEKVPVFVRWMAKSTIENHAREKGLSTITVALMEEARHLYGN; from the coding sequence ATGATAAAAGAGCTTGGTGTGCATGAAGGCAAGCCAAAAGTGCCGGAAACCCCGGTGGAATCTGTAAGCACTGCCACAAAGACATTACAGTGGGAGCCTGAGGCACTTAAGCGGCTTGAGAAAGTGCCTGTGTTTGTAAGATGGATGGCCAAGTCAACAATCGAAAACCATGCACGGGAAAAGGGATTAAGCACAATCACTGTGGCTCTGATGGAGGAGGCGAGGCATCTTTATGGAAATTAA
- a CDS encoding 3-isopropylmalate dehydratase small subunit — MLIKGKSWKFGRDIDTDAIIPARYLNTSDPAELAAHVMDDADKDFYKKLSQGDLIVAEENFGCGSSREHAPIAIKAAGLSAVLAKSYARIFYRNAFNIGLPIFESSEAVDGIKEGDVVEIDADTGIIKNHTTGAEFKAKPIPPFMQELINSGGLIEWTRKKLKIA, encoded by the coding sequence GTGTTAATAAAAGGGAAATCATGGAAATTTGGAAGAGACATTGATACGGATGCGATAATTCCGGCAAGGTACTTAAACACTTCAGACCCTGCGGAGCTTGCAGCGCATGTGATGGATGATGCTGATAAGGATTTTTATAAGAAATTAAGCCAAGGGGATTTAATAGTTGCAGAGGAAAACTTTGGCTGCGGCTCATCCCGTGAACACGCCCCTATTGCCATAAAAGCCGCAGGGCTTTCAGCGGTTTTAGCAAAAAGCTATGCCAGAATATTTTACAGAAACGCCTTTAACATAGGATTGCCTATTTTTGAATCCTCGGAGGCCGTCGATGGCATAAAAGAGGGTGATGTGGTAGAGATAGATGCGGATACCGGAATAATTAAAAACCACACGACTGGGGCTGAGTTTAAAGCAAAGCCAATCCCTCCGTTTATGCAGGAGCTGATAAACTCCGGCGGACTTATTGAGTGGACACGAAAAAAACTGAAAATTGCCTGA
- a CDS encoding HD-GYP domain-containing protein, which translates to MIKTIETEELKVGMYVKISESWHKHPFIKNEFVITNDIQIKQIIENGIKSVFIDTDKGILTIKNIENITHSDKDLMPPIVWQPDKLMPDDLKEAIEDTTMPKREKAKQVYKSSLQVMGKLFESPTAENIKTSKDAVASLVDMILREPETSGYLLNITSHDFYTYTHSVNVGILSIMVSKEIFKNSDAHNMHEIGAGFFLHDIGKTKITPRIINKPGRLTDDEMFEMRTHPYQGYKILKEADQLSEECKIIVMQHHEREDGTGYPRRLKKDEIHPYGRIGCISDVFDAITAERSYKQAMSPFEALKLMKEEMLHHFQEEIFSKFVLIFSK; encoded by the coding sequence ATGATTAAAACTATAGAAACAGAAGAGCTTAAAGTTGGAATGTATGTCAAGATTTCTGAGTCATGGCATAAACATCCGTTTATTAAAAATGAATTTGTAATAACAAACGATATACAAATTAAGCAAATAATTGAAAACGGTATCAAAAGTGTTTTCATAGATACCGATAAAGGTATCTTAACTATAAAGAATATTGAAAACATCACCCATTCAGACAAAGACCTGATGCCGCCCATTGTGTGGCAGCCGGATAAACTAATGCCGGATGATCTTAAAGAAGCCATAGAAGACACCACGATGCCTAAGAGGGAAAAAGCAAAACAAGTTTACAAGTCATCCCTTCAGGTGATGGGAAAATTGTTTGAAAGTCCAACTGCTGAAAACATTAAAACATCAAAAGATGCCGTAGCCAGCCTGGTTGATATGATTCTCAGAGAACCTGAGACCTCTGGCTACCTTTTAAACATAACCTCTCACGATTTCTACACCTATACCCACTCAGTAAATGTGGGGATATTGTCAATAATGGTATCTAAGGAAATCTTCAAAAACTCGGACGCTCATAACATGCACGAAATTGGAGCTGGATTTTTTCTTCACGACATCGGTAAAACTAAAATTACACCAAGGATAATCAACAAACCCGGTCGTCTTACCGATGACGAAATGTTTGAGATGCGCACTCATCCCTATCAGGGGTACAAGATACTCAAAGAGGCTGATCAATTAAGCGAGGAATGTAAAATCATCGTAATGCAGCATCATGAAAGAGAGGACGGAACCGGATATCCGCGCAGGTTAAAAAAGGATGAAATCCACCCCTACGGCAGAATCGGCTGTATTTCGGATGTGTTTGACGCTATCACTGCCGAGCGCTCTTATAAGCAGGCAATGAGCCCGTTTGAAGCCCTGAAACTTATGAAAGAAGAAATGCTGCACCACTTTCAGGAGGAGATATTTTCAAAGTTTGTTTTGATTTTTAGTAAATAA
- the glgX gene encoding glycogen debranching protein GlgX — MKPLEKTKGKRLSKKGGLEIFRGSPNPLGSTVRTNGINFAVFSKHATDVILIIYASGERTPIAEIPLDSQYNKTGDIWHVFIKGLYTMTRYGYIIERDPNDNPNVHRFCCGNVLADPYAKALSGSSDWGKLYKRRGDDTSDTPYNIRRSIVIEDDFDWGYDTQLNIPIKDSIIYEMHVRGFTVDKSSDANCPGTYNGVIEKIPYLKELGVTALELLPIMEFEEIDSDRIDPLTGRRLFNYWGYQPISFFAPKASYACDGRNGMQVREFKSMVKALHEAGIEVILDVVFNHTAEGNERGPSFSFKGIDNCIYYIVDPVTGDYHNYSGCGNTLNCNHPVVRNMILDCLRYWVTEMHVDGFRFDLASILGRGRDGSVLTDPPLLERIAADPILANTKLIAEAWDAAGLYQVGSFPNWGRWAEWNGKFRDDVRRFVRGEKGFAEAMMLRLIGSPDLYKVSGREPFHSINFITCHDGFTLNDLVSYDYKHNESNGEDNRDGANDNWSWNCGWEGDTEHYSVNMLRRRQMKNFAAILLLSHGVPMILAGDELMRTQRGNNNAYCQDNRISWINWDLLEENPDMFRFFRELIKFRKQHNVLRPERFHSEDISWHGVEVNKPDFSQHSRTIAMFIAGHDASGDIYIILNSYYDFLRFNLPAPTCWKKWHRLIDTNLESPCDIMDVGSEFYIEEQNHYVVAPRSVVVLLSK, encoded by the coding sequence ATGAAACCCCTTGAAAAAACTAAAGGCAAACGTCTGTCTAAAAAAGGCGGACTTGAGATCTTCAGAGGCAGTCCTAACCCGCTTGGCTCAACAGTCAGAACAAACGGTATTAATTTTGCTGTTTTTTCAAAACATGCAACCGACGTCATACTAATTATCTATGCCTCAGGGGAGAGAACGCCCATTGCAGAGATTCCTCTGGACTCACAGTACAATAAGACAGGAGACATCTGGCATGTCTTTATAAAAGGTCTCTACACAATGACCCGGTACGGCTACATAATAGAACGTGACCCTAATGATAATCCCAATGTACACAGATTTTGTTGCGGTAACGTGTTGGCAGACCCTTATGCCAAAGCTCTTTCCGGGTCATCAGACTGGGGTAAACTTTACAAGCGCAGAGGGGATGACACCTCTGATACTCCGTACAATATTCGCCGCTCTATTGTTATAGAGGACGACTTCGACTGGGGCTATGACACACAGTTGAATATTCCCATTAAGGATTCCATAATTTACGAAATGCACGTCAGAGGGTTTACCGTTGACAAGTCCTCTGACGCTAACTGTCCCGGCACGTACAATGGAGTCATAGAGAAAATCCCATATCTTAAAGAGCTCGGCGTTACAGCGCTGGAATTGCTTCCCATAATGGAATTTGAAGAGATTGACTCCGACCGCATTGACCCTCTTACAGGGAGACGGCTTTTCAATTACTGGGGTTATCAGCCGATATCGTTTTTTGCTCCTAAAGCCTCCTACGCATGTGATGGCAGAAACGGAATGCAGGTCAGGGAGTTTAAATCTATGGTTAAGGCCCTTCATGAGGCTGGCATTGAGGTGATTCTGGATGTGGTGTTTAATCATACGGCTGAGGGTAATGAGCGAGGGCCCTCGTTTTCGTTTAAAGGCATTGATAATTGCATCTACTACATAGTGGATCCGGTGACAGGAGATTACCATAATTACTCCGGTTGCGGCAACACGTTAAACTGTAATCATCCGGTTGTAAGAAACATGATTTTAGACTGTCTGCGGTACTGGGTGACGGAGATGCACGTGGATGGTTTCCGGTTTGATTTGGCCTCAATATTAGGGCGGGGACGGGACGGCTCAGTGCTAACAGATCCTCCCTTACTTGAGCGAATAGCGGCTGATCCGATTCTTGCCAACACAAAACTAATAGCCGAGGCGTGGGATGCCGCAGGGTTGTATCAGGTCGGTTCATTTCCAAACTGGGGACGGTGGGCGGAGTGGAACGGTAAGTTCAGAGACGATGTGAGACGCTTTGTAAGAGGAGAGAAGGGGTTTGCTGAGGCAATGATGCTGCGATTGATTGGCTCTCCGGATCTTTATAAGGTAAGCGGACGCGAGCCCTTCCACAGTATAAACTTCATCACGTGCCATGATGGCTTTACGCTAAACGATCTGGTCTCTTATGATTATAAACATAACGAAAGCAATGGTGAGGATAACCGAGACGGAGCAAACGACAACTGGAGCTGGAACTGCGGCTGGGAGGGTGATACTGAGCATTACTCGGTAAACATGCTAAGACGGCGTCAGATGAAAAACTTTGCAGCCATACTGCTTCTTTCCCATGGAGTACCGATGATACTTGCCGGAGATGAACTGATGAGGACTCAGAGGGGTAATAATAATGCCTACTGTCAGGACAACAGGATTAGTTGGATAAATTGGGATTTGTTAGAGGAAAATCCTGACATGTTCAGGTTTTTCAGGGAATTGATAAAATTCCGTAAACAACACAATGTCCTGCGTCCGGAGAGATTCCACTCTGAGGATATCAGTTGGCACGGAGTAGAGGTAAACAAGCCCGACTTTTCACAACATTCACGCACTATAGCGATGTTTATAGCAGGACATGACGCAAGCGGTGATATATATATAATATTAAACAGCTACTACGACTTCCTGAGATTTAACCTGCCAGCGCCTACGTGCTGGAAAAAATGGCACAGACTTATAGATACAAATCTTGAGTCGCCCTGTGATATAATGGATGTGGGTTCGGAGTTTTACATAGAGGAGCAAAACCATTACGTGGTGGCACCCAGATCAGTTGTGGTTTTATTGAGTAAGTAG
- a CDS encoding type II toxin-antitoxin system RelE/ParE family toxin, with product MEFRYRKQFLKDLASLPAPYKKQIEYLVFEELPLVNPESLFSRISKMKGYDGFYKVKKGDFRIGLSVAFDKLEFRRVLHRRDIYRFFP from the coding sequence ATGGAATTCAGGTACAGGAAGCAATTCTTAAAAGACCTTGCCTCTTTGCCTGCGCCTTACAAAAAACAAATTGAGTACCTTGTGTTTGAGGAGCTGCCTTTGGTTAATCCTGAATCGCTTTTTTCCAGAATATCAAAAATGAAAGGATATGATGGATTTTACAAGGTAAAGAAAGGGGATTTCCGTATTGGCTTGTCTGTTGCTTTTGACAAATTGGAATTCAGAAGAGTGCTCCATAGAAGAGATATTTACAGGTTTTTCCCATAA